The proteins below come from a single Caulobacter flavus genomic window:
- the pseH gene encoding UDP-4-amino-4,6-dideoxy-N-acetyl-beta-L-altrosamine N-acetyltransferase: MIELRDLKDEDEAVLFQWRAEPEVDRWMSDAAFPSHEAHAAWFESLRQDPDMRGWMIVRAGAPAGLLTLTGVQSLHRRAGWNWFVGAADARRRGVGRAAQVLGLDRAFGELGLHKVFAEVMADNDAALKAQSASGFRREGYLRGHVLKNGEPRDVVLLGILAEEWAELRDEARRALSDAHLIAA; encoded by the coding sequence ATGATCGAACTGCGGGACTTGAAGGACGAGGACGAGGCGGTGCTGTTCCAGTGGCGCGCCGAGCCCGAGGTCGACCGCTGGATGTCCGACGCGGCGTTCCCCAGCCACGAGGCGCACGCCGCCTGGTTCGAAAGCCTGCGCCAGGATCCCGACATGCGCGGCTGGATGATCGTGCGCGCCGGCGCGCCGGCCGGCCTGCTGACCCTGACCGGCGTGCAGTCGCTTCATCGCCGCGCGGGCTGGAACTGGTTCGTCGGCGCCGCCGACGCCCGCCGCCGCGGGGTGGGGCGGGCGGCCCAGGTGCTGGGCCTGGATCGCGCCTTCGGCGAGCTTGGCCTGCACAAGGTGTTCGCCGAGGTGATGGCCGACAACGACGCGGCGCTGAAGGCCCAGTCGGCCTCCGGCTTCCGTCGCGAGGGCTATCTGCGCGGCCACGTGCTCAAGAACGGCGAGCCGCGCGACGTGGTGCTGCTGGGCATCCTGGCCGAGGAATGGGCCGAGTTGCGCGACGAGGCCCGCCGGGCGTTGAGCGACGCCCACCTGATCGCGGCCTGA
- a CDS encoding flagellin: MTLSVNTNQPALIALQNLNKTNDEMQGVQTRINTGLAISSAKDNAAVWSIAQDQQADRSALASVKMSLDRATSIADVALTAGESVSDLLNLMREKVVAAKDSSLSTQARTALNADFRGLLSNLTQVVDSATFDGANILDGSQTNAITFLADADAQTVISLNLQTLSLGSPKNSLAAADSIATLTQATAVLTRLDATIATVNQAVGSIGSQAKQIDAHNTFVSKLSDVLETGVGNLVDADMAKESARLQALQVKQQLGAQALSIANGAPQIILSLFGNS; the protein is encoded by the coding sequence ATGACGCTGAGCGTGAACACCAATCAGCCTGCGCTGATCGCCCTGCAGAACCTGAACAAGACCAACGACGAGATGCAGGGCGTCCAGACCCGCATCAACACCGGCCTTGCGATCTCCAGCGCCAAGGACAACGCCGCCGTCTGGTCGATCGCCCAGGACCAGCAGGCCGACCGCTCGGCCCTGGCCTCGGTCAAGATGAGCCTGGACCGCGCCACCTCGATCGCCGACGTCGCCCTGACGGCCGGCGAGTCGGTCTCGGACCTGCTCAACCTGATGCGCGAGAAGGTGGTCGCCGCCAAGGACAGCTCGCTGTCGACCCAGGCGCGCACCGCCCTGAACGCCGACTTCCGGGGCCTGCTGAGCAACCTGACCCAGGTGGTCGACAGCGCCACCTTCGACGGCGCCAACATCCTGGATGGCAGCCAGACCAACGCCATCACCTTCCTGGCCGACGCCGACGCCCAGACGGTGATCTCGCTGAACCTGCAGACCCTGTCGCTGGGCAGCCCGAAGAACAGCCTGGCGGCCGCCGACAGCATCGCCACCCTGACCCAGGCGACCGCCGTCCTGACGCGCCTCGACGCGACCATCGCCACGGTCAACCAGGCGGTCGGCTCGATCGGTTCGCAGGCCAAGCAGATCGACGCCCACAACACCTTCGTCTCGAAGCTGTCGGACGTGCTGGAAACCGGCGTGGGCAACCTCGTCGACGCCGACATGGCCAAGGAAAGCGCCCGCCTGCAGGCCCTGCAGGTCAAGCAGCAGCTGGGCGCCCAGGCGCTGTCGATCGCCAACGGCGCGCCGCAGATCATCCTGTCGCTGTTCGGCAATAGCTGA